In Ovis canadensis isolate MfBH-ARS-UI-01 breed Bighorn chromosome 3, ARS-UI_OviCan_v2, whole genome shotgun sequence, one DNA window encodes the following:
- the WNT1 gene encoding proto-oncogene Wnt-1, with translation MGHWALLPCWVSAALLLALAALPAALAANSSGRWWGIVNVASSTNLLTDSKSLQLVLEPSLQLLSRKQRRLIRQNPGILHSVSGGLQSAVRECKWQFRNRRWNCPTASGPHLFGKIVNRGCRETAFIFAITSAGVTHSVARSCSEGSIESCTCDYRRRGPGGPDWHWGGCSDNIDFGRLFGREFVDSGEKGRDLRFLMNLHNNEAGRTTVFSEMRQECKCHGMSGSCTVRTCWMRLPTLRAVGDVLRDRFDGASRVLYGNRGNNRASRAELLRLEPEDPAHKPPSPHDLVYFEKSPNFCTYSGRLGTAGTAGRACNSSSPALDGCELLCCGRGHRTRTQRVTERCNCTFHWCCHVSCRNCTHTRILHECL, from the exons ATGGGGCACTGGGCGCTGCTTCCTTGCTGGGTTTCTGCTGCGTTGTTGCTGGCGCTGGCCGCTCTGCCTGCAGCCCTGGCCGCCAACAGCAGTGGCCGATGGTG GGGCATCGTGAACGTAGCCTCCTCTACGAACCTGCTGACCGACTCCAAGAGTCTGCAGCTGGTACTCGAGCCCAGTCTGCAGCTGCTGAGCCGCAAACAGCGGCGGCTGATCCGTCAGAACCCCGGGATACTGCACAGTGTGAGCGGGGGGCTGCAGAGCGCTGTGCGAGAGTGCAAGTGGCAGTTCCGAAACCGCCGCTGGAACTGTCCCACGGCTTCGGGGCCCCATCTCTTCGGCAAGATCGTCAACCGAG GCTGTCGGGAAACAGCATTTATCTTCGCCATCACCTCGGCCGGGGTCACCCACTCGGTGGCGCGCTCCTGCTCAGAAGGCTCCATCGAATCATGCACGTGCGACTATCGGCGACGCGGTCCTGGGGGCCCCGATTGGCACTGGGGGGGCTGCAGCGACAACATCGACTTCGGCCGCCTCTTCGGCCGGGAGTTTGTGGACTCCGGAGAGAAGGGGCGGGACCTTCGCTTCCTCATGAACCTTCACAACAATGAGGCGGGGCGCACG ACCGTGTTCTCCGAGATGCGCCAGGAGTGCAAGTGCCACGGGATGTCGGGTTCATGCACGGTGCGCACGTGCTGGATGCGGCTGCCCACGCTGCGCGCAGTGGGCGACGTGCTGCGGGACCGCTTCGACGGTGCCTCGCGCGTCCTCTACGGCAACCGCGGCAACAACCGTGCATCGCGGGCTGAACTGCTGCGCCTGGAGCCGGAGGACCCGGCTCACAAGCCTCCCTCGCCCCACGACCTCGTCTACTTCGAGAAATCGCCCAACTTCTGCACGTACAGCGGACGCCTGGGTACCGCGGGCACGGCGGGGCGCGCCTGCAATAGCTCGTCGCCCGCGCTGGATGGCTGTGAGCTGCTCTGCTGTGGCCGGGGCCACCGCACACGCACGCAGCGCGTCACCGAGCGCTGCAACTGCACCTTCCACTGGTGCTGCCACGTCAGCTGCCGCAACTGCACGCACACGCGCATACTGCACGAGTGCCTGTGA